A single window of Rubripirellula lacrimiformis DNA harbors:
- a CDS encoding apolipoprotein acyltransferase, with the protein MNNEALIRKFHDHAALSPENPDDPDSLIGFFQTFRPDGKSLGPLLHDLDFGDPQIGPALAGRISELFQLAGDDRRPQGGRDAYFVVRNPQPLDPELASQWATQWLTNVRDLAISVGDSEVAMALDPLPSIRVLIGTPPKHPKDAAEKSNLLTMIQQNVAGLVEQLDAGPLPTTLRPAYYFIACDALLRDYLMWPFYEKASGHPDPFQPYFGLWQHGVKFRIFGDDQVDLYLPRTD; encoded by the coding sequence ATGAACAACGAAGCCCTGATTCGAAAATTTCACGACCACGCGGCGTTGTCTCCCGAGAACCCCGATGATCCGGATTCATTGATTGGGTTCTTTCAGACTTTTCGTCCCGATGGCAAGTCGCTGGGCCCGCTGTTGCATGATCTGGATTTTGGTGATCCGCAGATCGGGCCCGCGTTGGCTGGTCGGATCAGCGAACTGTTCCAATTGGCTGGTGATGATCGGCGTCCCCAAGGCGGCCGAGACGCCTATTTTGTCGTGCGAAATCCACAGCCGCTGGATCCGGAACTGGCCAGCCAATGGGCCACACAGTGGTTGACCAACGTCCGAGACTTGGCGATTTCGGTCGGCGATTCCGAAGTCGCGATGGCGTTGGACCCGCTGCCGTCGATTCGGGTCTTGATCGGAACGCCGCCAAAGCATCCCAAAGATGCCGCCGAAAAATCAAATTTGTTGACGATGATCCAGCAGAATGTGGCTGGGTTGGTGGAACAGTTGGACGCCGGACCGTTGCCGACAACGTTGCGGCCGGCTTACTACTTCATCGCCTGCGACGCGTTGCTGCGGGACTACTTGATGTGGCCCTTCTATGAAAAAGCATCGGGGCATCCGGACCCCTTCCAGCCCTATTTTGGACTTTGGCAGCACGGTGTGAAGTTTCGGATCTTCGGGGATGACCAAGTGGACCTGTATCTGCCACGCACCGACTGA
- a CDS encoding hemolysin family protein — MDSMIGSVTSLLASTASEVGGQESEVATNGDLSVTLIYLGAAVLLIILNGFFVAAEFSLVKVRISRIEQLARDGKMFAGTAKWLAKRLDESLSACQLGITMASLALGWVGEPAFARLVEPVLAWGGVTDPRVMHVLGFTLAFSVITGLHLVVGEQFPKIFAIRRPEQMLLWCAVPLKFFYVILFPFLTVLNVVTSFLLRMVGIKGAADHDGANTEEEIRALLREAHVHGNLSRNEHSLINNVFEFDDMIVRRVMLPRGDVVFFDINEPVANLRELVRQTMHTRYPVCDRSLDKVIGVIHIKDLLVIPADVEDFDLRSIVRPPKKVHETMPISHVLRHFQATHQLMAFVIDEYGTITGMVTLENVLEKIVGEVDDEFDNADPNVVPAGSGEYIVNGLTGLDEVRRKLSIPLDESDEADTVSGLLMDVKQKILSQGDRVKLVGATVEVLEMKNDSATKVKFKIDTSSSPYLG; from the coding sequence ATGGACAGCATGATCGGTTCGGTGACTTCACTTTTGGCTTCTACAGCAAGTGAGGTTGGCGGCCAGGAGTCCGAAGTCGCGACCAACGGCGACTTGTCGGTAACGCTGATCTACCTGGGCGCGGCCGTGTTGTTGATCATTCTGAACGGCTTCTTTGTGGCCGCCGAGTTCTCGTTGGTGAAGGTTCGGATCTCTCGGATTGAACAGTTGGCGCGAGACGGCAAGATGTTTGCCGGGACCGCCAAATGGCTGGCCAAACGCTTGGACGAATCGCTGTCGGCTTGCCAATTGGGCATCACGATGGCTTCGTTGGCCTTGGGTTGGGTGGGGGAGCCCGCCTTTGCGCGATTGGTCGAACCAGTGTTGGCGTGGGGCGGAGTCACGGATCCGCGCGTCATGCACGTGCTGGGATTCACGCTGGCGTTTTCGGTGATTACCGGTTTGCACCTGGTCGTCGGCGAACAGTTTCCCAAGATCTTTGCGATCCGGCGGCCCGAGCAGATGTTGCTGTGGTGTGCGGTGCCGCTGAAGTTTTTCTATGTGATCCTGTTCCCGTTCCTGACGGTATTGAACGTGGTCACATCGTTTCTGCTTCGGATGGTGGGGATTAAGGGAGCCGCTGATCACGATGGGGCCAACACCGAAGAAGAAATTCGAGCCTTGCTGCGCGAAGCACACGTGCACGGGAATCTGTCTCGCAACGAGCACTCGCTGATCAACAATGTGTTCGAGTTTGACGACATGATTGTCCGCCGCGTAATGTTGCCGCGTGGTGACGTCGTCTTTTTTGACATCAACGAACCGGTGGCCAACCTACGCGAGCTGGTGCGCCAGACCATGCACACTCGTTACCCGGTGTGTGATCGTTCGCTGGACAAAGTGATCGGGGTCATCCACATCAAGGACCTGTTGGTCATCCCCGCCGATGTCGAAGATTTTGATTTGCGATCGATCGTTCGTCCGCCTAAAAAGGTGCACGAAACGATGCCGATCAGCCATGTTCTGAGGCACTTTCAAGCGACGCACCAGTTGATGGCTTTTGTCATCGACGAATACGGAACGATCACCGGCATGGTGACTCTGGAGAATGTTCTGGAGAAAATCGTGGGTGAGGTTGATGACGAATTTGATAATGCCGATCCCAATGTCGTGCCGGCTGGTTCGGGCGAATACATCGTCAATGGTTTGACGGGGTTGGACGAAGTTCGTCGCAAGCTTTCGATTCCGCTAGACGAATCCGACGAAGCAGACACGGTCAGCGGTTTGTTGATGGACGTCAAACAGAAGATTTTGTCGCAGGGTGATCGAGTCAAGTTGGTCGGCGCCACCGTCGAAGTCTTGGAAATGAAGAATGATAGTGCGACCAAAGTGAAATTCAAAATAGACACGTCGTCGTCACCCTATCTGGGTTAG
- a CDS encoding APC family permease, protein MSNKISDTQVSGPAKFGTFGGVFTPCTLTILGVIMFLRFGQVVGQSGIINAVLIVLAAKAITTLTTLSLSAIATNTRVKGGGAYYLISRSLGVEFGGAIGILFFAAQAISVAMYIIGFTEAFAVTFPQWADEFTAIASLVNVGVFLCVYVGAGWTIKVQYFILAILVAAIGSFYVGAIQDFNPDYLRANLSPHYLGGENWFTMFALFFPAVTGIMAGANMSGDLANPSKSIPTGTLLAIAVTAVVYLSQVFLLGSARSPDELTANNMVIRDIALWPIAITAGVFAATLSSALGSMMGAPRILQAFARDEIFRSLRFFGAGSGLTNEPRRATVLTFAIAQVCIVLGDLNAIAPIITMFFMITYGLLNLATFYEAVTKNPSYRPTFRYSHWMTSLAGTLGCLGVMFLVNWIWATVSILFIAGLHWFIRSREIESRWGDLQSGVIFERARKALLKLEVEAYHPKNWRPIIMALSGTGWTRSHIPIYGHWLTSGHGMLTLAQVVSGDIEDHAERRDRYEKVLRNFIAKEQLEAFPAVTCNAILSDGIEALIQCSGIGGLRPNTVLMGWPRDQSRAEAFGANIRLIARMNRSILAMRFLSHRGDDSDDHSDVDEHWKVPAGTIDVWWRGMENGALMMLLAHLLHQNPGWRDNPIRLLRVVENEEAEQEVRKHLIELGASSRITIVPEVIVSSRSPAQVIAEASRSAAIVLLGFQTPDEGNEMELYQRMEWMAGDLPRVLFVDSAGGMALES, encoded by the coding sequence TTGTCAAACAAGATTTCTGATACCCAGGTCAGCGGACCTGCCAAGTTCGGAACGTTCGGTGGTGTGTTCACGCCATGCACGTTGACGATCCTGGGTGTCATCATGTTCCTGCGATTCGGCCAGGTGGTCGGGCAGTCGGGAATCATCAACGCGGTGCTGATCGTGTTGGCAGCCAAGGCGATCACGACCCTGACGACGTTGTCGTTGTCGGCGATTGCGACGAACACTCGGGTCAAGGGTGGTGGGGCGTATTACCTAATCAGCCGATCGTTGGGCGTCGAATTTGGCGGTGCGATCGGGATTCTTTTCTTCGCGGCCCAGGCGATCTCGGTCGCGATGTACATCATCGGGTTTACCGAGGCGTTTGCCGTCACGTTTCCTCAGTGGGCGGACGAATTCACTGCGATCGCCAGTCTGGTCAATGTCGGCGTGTTTCTGTGTGTTTACGTCGGTGCCGGTTGGACGATCAAGGTCCAGTATTTCATCCTGGCGATCTTGGTTGCCGCGATCGGTTCGTTTTATGTCGGTGCAATTCAGGACTTCAATCCGGACTACCTGCGAGCCAACCTTTCCCCCCATTACTTGGGTGGCGAAAATTGGTTCACGATGTTTGCGTTGTTCTTTCCTGCGGTGACAGGCATCATGGCAGGAGCCAATATGTCTGGTGACTTGGCCAATCCGTCGAAATCCATTCCGACCGGAACGTTGTTGGCGATCGCTGTGACAGCCGTGGTTTACCTGTCGCAAGTATTCCTGTTGGGAAGTGCCCGTTCGCCCGACGAATTGACCGCCAACAACATGGTGATTCGCGACATTGCGTTATGGCCGATTGCGATCACGGCCGGGGTTTTTGCGGCGACACTTTCGTCGGCGCTGGGCAGCATGATGGGCGCACCGCGAATTCTGCAGGCTTTCGCACGCGACGAAATCTTTCGCTCGCTAAGGTTCTTTGGCGCCGGCAGTGGGCTGACCAATGAACCCCGCCGCGCGACGGTGTTGACGTTTGCGATCGCCCAGGTCTGCATTGTGTTGGGAGATCTGAACGCGATCGCGCCGATCATCACCATGTTTTTCATGATCACCTACGGGTTGCTGAACCTGGCGACGTTTTACGAAGCGGTCACGAAAAACCCCAGCTATCGTCCGACCTTTCGCTACAGTCACTGGATGACATCACTGGCTGGCACCTTGGGGTGCTTGGGCGTGATGTTTTTGGTCAATTGGATTTGGGCTACCGTTTCGATCTTGTTCATTGCCGGTTTGCACTGGTTCATCCGGTCACGCGAGATCGAATCGCGTTGGGGGGATCTGCAAAGCGGGGTCATCTTTGAACGTGCTCGCAAAGCTCTGTTGAAATTAGAAGTCGAAGCCTACCACCCCAAAAATTGGCGGCCGATCATCATGGCGCTCAGCGGGACCGGCTGGACGCGTAGCCATATTCCGATCTACGGCCATTGGCTGACATCTGGGCACGGCATGTTGACGTTGGCCCAGGTGGTCAGTGGCGATATCGAAGACCATGCCGAACGCCGCGATCGGTATGAAAAGGTGCTGCGTAACTTCATCGCCAAAGAGCAACTCGAAGCGTTCCCGGCGGTGACCTGCAACGCGATTTTGTCCGACGGGATCGAAGCGTTGATCCAATGTTCTGGGATCGGTGGATTGCGGCCCAACACGGTTTTGATGGGATGGCCGCGAGACCAGTCCAGAGCCGAGGCGTTCGGCGCCAATATCCGTTTGATTGCACGCATGAACCGCAGCATCCTGGCCATGCGTTTTCTGTCGCACCGCGGCGACGATTCCGACGACCACAGCGACGTGGACGAACACTGGAAGGTGCCGGCGGGGACGATCGACGTTTGGTGGCGGGGAATGGAAAATGGCGCTTTGATGATGTTGCTTGCGCACCTTCTGCACCAAAACCCGGGATGGCGAGACAACCCGATTCGTCTGCTTCGTGTGGTCGAAAATGAAGAAGCCGAACAGGAGGTTCGAAAGCACTTGATCGAGCTCGGGGCTTCGTCGCGAATTACGATTGTGCCCGAGGTGATCGTGTCTAGTCGGTCGCCCGCCCAAGTGATCGCCGAAGCGTCCCGCTCGGCTGCGATCGTTTTGCTGGGGTTCCAGACTCCCGACGAAGGGAACGAAATGGAACTCTACCAACGCATGGAATGGATGGCCGGTGACCTGCCGCGTGTGTTGTTTGTCGACAGCGCCGGCGGGATGGCGTTGGAATCCTGA